A window of Bradyrhizobium sp. AZCC 1610 contains these coding sequences:
- a CDS encoding PRC-barrel domain containing protein, with product MPLVKECAYTILVQYEQAQTELIGKAVVLSDGKAGTIDGLFLDELHGLRISVSGHAGQWPISTIKLIQN from the coding sequence ATGCCGCTCGTCAAAGAATGCGCTTACACGATCTTGGTACAGTACGAACAAGCTCAGACCGAATTGATAGGAAAGGCAGTTGTGCTCAGCGATGGAAAAGCAGGAACAATCGACGGACTCTTCTTGGACGAATTGCACGGCTTGCGCATTTCGGTCAGCGGCCACGCCGGACAATGGCCTATTTCGACGATTAAGCTTATACAGAATTAG
- a CDS encoding BA14K family protein codes for MTIIATTAWGPAVGGLAAGAIIGGAIANSKAQAAQNDAYCFQRFKSCDPTSGTYLDYDGQRRPCPNCHGLRQRHGTIHEYAQPIEDELNGN; via the coding sequence ATGACTATCATCGCCACTACGGCTTGGGGGCCGGCGGTAGGCGGGCTTGCCGCGGGCGCAATCATTGGGGGCGCTATCGCCAACAGCAAGGCGCAGGCGGCCCAAAATGACGCCTACTGTTTCCAACGCTTCAAATCCTGTGATCCGACCTCAGGGACTTACCTTGACTATGACGGACAGCGTCGTCCTTGTCCTAACTGCCATGGCCTTCGGCAACGCCACGGCACAATTCATGAGTATGCTCAGCCGATCGAAGATGAACTGAACGGCAATTAG